In the genome of Vibrio sp. NTOU-M3, one region contains:
- a CDS encoding PilZ domain-containing protein, which yields MTEQEFFTVHHQMTVNVEPLSADFVLPSNEVFVSEIPAPFLVASEFSQLDQLSDNARSELKTHELKHVIALLDNQNEKLNLLLTFMLSQQDDTTHRSTTTRFGASLFTYRARTPLQTGQKARVKLFLEHPAAAIYCYAHCVSVEQEANDTLITMKYDLLRDIDEDLLIKAALYQQQKLLRQRSLNRDKK from the coding sequence ATGACAGAGCAAGAATTTTTTACCGTTCACCACCAGATGACCGTCAATGTTGAGCCATTGTCCGCCGATTTTGTGCTTCCTTCTAACGAGGTTTTTGTTAGCGAAATACCAGCACCTTTTCTTGTTGCCAGTGAATTTAGTCAACTTGACCAACTCAGTGATAATGCAAGAAGTGAGCTAAAGACGCACGAACTAAAGCATGTCATTGCATTGCTGGATAACCAAAACGAAAAACTCAATTTACTCCTGACGTTTATGCTCTCTCAGCAAGATGACACAACACATCGCTCGACAACCACCCGCTTTGGCGCGAGCCTATTCACTTATCGCGCTCGTACCCCATTACAAACAGGGCAAAAAGCGAGAGTGAAACTGTTTCTAGAGCATCCAGCAGCAGCCATCTATTGCTACGCTCACTGTGTCAGTGTTGAGCAAGAAGCGAACGATACACTCATTACGATGAAATACGATTTATTACGTGATATTGATGAAGACTTACTCATCAAAGCAGCGCTTTATCAACAACAAAAACTCTTGCGCCAACGCTCTCTAAATCGTGATAAAAAATAA